The sequence CCCGAGCAGCTGATCGCTGGTAAACTCGCCGGGGTGTCGATTACGCCGCCGAGCGGTCAGCCGGGTGGCGGTAGCCAAATCCGGATCCGGGGTGGTTCATCGCTCAACGCCAGCAACGATCCGCTCGTGGTGATCGACAACGTACCTGTCGACAACAGCAACGTATCGGGTGCTGCCAACGCCCTCAGCCTCATCAACCCGAACGATATCGAAACCATGACGGTGCTGAAAGACGCCTCGGCTGCCGCTATCTACGGGTCACGGGCCGCCAACGGCGTTATCCTGATCACAACGAAGCGGGGCCAATCAGGTGCGCCGCGCGTTAGCCTCAGCCTCCAGGGGTCGGTATCGCAGATCAGCAAGAAGCTGCCGGTCCTGACGGGCGACCAATACCGCGCGCTGCTCAACGACAATTCGGCGGAAGCCAATTTTGCCAACGCCGATCAGCGCAAACTGCTGGGTACCGAAAACACCGACTGGCAGGATCAGATTTATCGCACCAGTTTCAGCAGCGATAACAACGTAAGCGTGAGCGGTTCGGCCAAAAACATGCCGTACCGGGTATCCTACGGGTATTCAACGCAGAACGGTATCCTGAAGACGTCGAACTTCCAGCGGAATTCGGTATCCCTGAACCTGTCACCCCGCCTGCTCAACAACAACCTGCGCATCGACCTGAACGCCAAAGGCTCGATCATCAGCAACCGGTTTGCCGATCAGGGTGCTATCGGTGCCGCCGTGAGCTTCGACCCCACCAAGCCTGTATTGAGCGGCAATAACAACTTCGCGGGTAAGTACGAGTGGCTCGACCCCACAACCGGCCGCCCCAACACGCAGGCGACCCGCAACCCGCTGGGCCTGCTGTATGACAAAGAAGACCGCAACAACGTAAACCGCTTCATCGGTAATGCGCAGTTCGACTACAAAATCCCGGTAGTGCCGGGTCTGCGAGCCAACCTGAACCTGGCCCTCGATCTGTCGTCGACCAAAGGCACGATTTTCGTGCCTACCTATGCCGCCGCCGGTTACGGCCGTGGATTTGGCCGTCCGGGTATCACGGGCGACCTGAACAACACGGGCGGTACCAACAACCAGTACAGCCAAACGCGCGACAACAAGACGCTGGAGTTCTACCTGAACTACGCCCGTGACCTGACTGCCATCCGCAGCCGGTTTGATTTGACGGGCGGTTATTCGTACCAGGATTTTATCCGCGATACGCCAACGTACCCAGACAATCTCGCTAACGGGCAGCAACTGAACCCCGCTGGCGTTCCTGGCTACACGCAATACACGCTGCTGGGCTTCTTCGGCCGCCTGAACTACACGCTCAACGAGAAATACGTACTGACGGCTACGTTGCGCCGCGATGGCACCTCACGCTTCGGCCCGGATGCCCGTTGGGGCTGGTTCCCGTCGGTTGGAGCCTCATGGAGCATCAAGGATGAGAGCTTCCTGCGCAATTCGAAAACCATCTCGGCCCTGAAACTGCGCCTTGGTTACGGCGTAACGGGTCAGCAGGATATTTCGAACCTGACTAACGACTACTCGTACCTTCCGCGCTACACCATTTCGGACCCCACGGCGCAGTATCAGTTTGGCAACACGTTTGTCCGGACGCTGCGGGCCGAGGGCTACGACGCCAACCTGAAATGGGAAGAAACACAATCGATCAACGCCGCTATCGACTACGCGCTCTTCAACGGTCGTATCTCGGGTAGCCTCGATTTCTACGAGAAGAAAACCAAAGACCTGCTGGCCGTTGTGCCGGTACCCGCTGGCTCGAACCTGACCAACCAGATTCTGACCAACGTAGGGAACCTGCAGAACCGGGGTGTCGAATTCCTTATCAA comes from Fibrella aestuarina BUZ 2 and encodes:
- a CDS encoding SusC/RagA family TonB-linked outer membrane protein translates to MNNLSIRRFSSAALLNGLKSMIALLLLVFSGMHPALAQDQTITGTVVETDGTPLPGVTVALKGTTRGANTDATGSYRIVAPANGVLVFSFVGKKPLEISIGNKTVVNAKLEDDSKSLQEVVVTGYGTQRRKDLTGSIASISAEDFQKGNIVAPEQLIAGKLAGVSITPPSGQPGGGSQIRIRGGSSLNASNDPLVVIDNVPVDNSNVSGAANALSLINPNDIETMTVLKDASAAAIYGSRAANGVILITTKRGQSGAPRVSLSLQGSVSQISKKLPVLTGDQYRALLNDNSAEANFANADQRKLLGTENTDWQDQIYRTSFSSDNNVSVSGSAKNMPYRVSYGYSTQNGILKTSNFQRNSVSLNLSPRLLNNNLRIDLNAKGSIISNRFADQGAIGAAVSFDPTKPVLSGNNNFAGKYEWLDPTTGRPNTQATRNPLGLLYDKEDRNNVNRFIGNAQFDYKIPVVPGLRANLNLALDLSSTKGTIFVPTYAAAGYGRGFGRPGITGDLNNTGGTNNQYSQTRDNKTLEFYLNYARDLTAIRSRFDLTGGYSYQDFIRDTPTYPDNLANGQQLNPAGVPGYTQYTLLGFFGRLNYTLNEKYVLTATLRRDGTSRFGPDARWGWFPSVGASWSIKDESFLRNSKTISALKLRLGYGVTGQQDISNLTNDYSYLPRYTISDPTAQYQFGNTFVRTLRAEGYDANLKWEETQSINAAIDYALFNGRISGSLDFYEKKTKDLLAVVPVPAGSNLTNQILTNVGNLQNRGVEFLINTTPIQREGLSLDVGFNITYNENKITNLSRVPDPNNPGILVGGIEGGTGNTIQIQSVGYPTNSFYVNQQVYNSAGKPIEGVYVDLNNDGQININDRYRYQSANPKTFMGLTSQLTAGRFTAGFVLRSNLGNYVYNNVRSNKGTYQSLVNSLGFLSNGSTNLLDTRFRNQQFFSDYYVENASFLRMDNLTFGYNLGRAGIVRNLRLNATIQNVFVITKYTGLDPEIAGGIDNNFYPRPRTASLGINLDF